A single window of Methanoregula sp. DNA harbors:
- a CDS encoding nucleotide-binding protein: MDISQTAERISVRFSQKGQDVDKKKIEAKLRRLIDEFGVQPAEAERSVTNELAKELNLPGFGTSAGISGSAGVKEGCSISEIAPGEWVTIEGKVVGILSPPSPAIAQSGIIADSTGAIRFVAWAKANAPKMAEGSWYRIESAVVDEYKGVANLKIHSGTAIKPIIEDQALIPSILKIGDLKPGIGSVRAKVVQEWETTHERMLQSGVLGDESGTIKFIIWKEAGKDKLAVGSVYTIYYAQVDEFNGRLSLNLTTASYMKDEGDIAVSGGDAEIRGTIIHMAPGSGLIKRCPVDGCNRALSRQNYCPVHEIQPKFVYDLRIKGWLDDGKKTYNLLLQRDVVESLTGITLDAAKELAENNPLGMDEVFLRMRDAVLGRYVACKGREIDNRLLVRACERLKVEPGDHTALLNRAGGVA, encoded by the coding sequence ATGGATATTTCCCAAACAGCAGAAAGAATCTCCGTAAGATTCAGCCAGAAAGGACAGGACGTCGATAAAAAGAAGATCGAAGCAAAACTGCGCCGGCTCATTGACGAGTTCGGTGTCCAGCCCGCTGAAGCGGAACGAAGCGTGACCAATGAGCTGGCAAAGGAACTGAACCTTCCGGGTTTTGGCACAAGTGCCGGCATCAGTGGAAGTGCAGGGGTAAAAGAAGGATGTTCAATCTCTGAAATTGCCCCGGGCGAATGGGTGACCATTGAGGGAAAAGTGGTGGGAATTCTCTCGCCCCCTTCACCGGCTATCGCGCAGAGCGGGATCATTGCCGATAGTACCGGTGCAATCCGGTTCGTGGCATGGGCAAAAGCCAATGCCCCGAAGATGGCCGAGGGGTCATGGTACCGGATCGAGTCCGCAGTCGTGGATGAATACAAGGGTGTCGCAAACCTGAAGATTCATTCCGGCACGGCGATCAAACCGATTATTGAAGACCAGGCACTGATTCCGTCAATCCTTAAGATCGGTGATCTGAAACCCGGCATCGGCAGTGTCCGGGCAAAGGTCGTTCAGGAGTGGGAAACAACACACGAGAGGATGCTCCAGTCCGGAGTCCTTGGCGATGAGTCCGGTACCATCAAGTTCATTATCTGGAAAGAAGCAGGCAAAGATAAGCTCGCTGTAGGTTCCGTTTACACTATCTATTATGCGCAGGTCGATGAGTTTAACGGGAGGCTCTCGCTCAACCTGACTACTGCATCGTATATGAAGGACGAGGGAGATATCGCAGTAAGCGGTGGAGATGCCGAGATACGGGGGACCATCATCCATATGGCTCCTGGTTCCGGTCTCATCAAGCGCTGCCCGGTAGACGGGTGCAACCGTGCGCTTTCGCGGCAGAACTACTGCCCGGTCCATGAAATCCAGCCGAAATTCGTCTATGATCTGAGGATCAAAGGGTGGCTGGATGACGGAAAAAAGACCTACAACCTTCTCCTGCAGCGTGATGTTGTGGAGTCTCTCACGGGCATAACCCTTGACGCAGCAAAAGAACTTGCCGAAAATAATCCTCTGGGCATGGACGAGGTCTTCCTCCGCATGCGGGACGCAGTCCTGGGCAGGTATGTGGCCTGTAAGGGACGGGAGATCGACAACCGCCTGCTTGTCAGGGCTTGTGAACGGTTGAAGGTGGAGCCTGGCGACCACACCGCACTTCTCAACCGGGCAGGAGGTGTTGCATGA
- a CDS encoding DUF1858 domain-containing protein gives MELTADSTIYDLLKAKPDAAEALFKFGMGCVGCAIARGETIREAAEAHGIPLPELLSAIGIKE, from the coding sequence ATGGAATTAACAGCAGACAGTACAATCTATGATCTCCTGAAAGCAAAACCCGACGCAGCGGAAGCATTATTCAAGTTTGGGATGGGGTGTGTCGGTTGCGCGATCGCCCGTGGTGAGACCATCCGTGAAGCGGCGGAAGCACACGGAATCCCCCTCCCGGAGCTCCTCAGTGCGATTGGCATAAAAGAATAA
- a CDS encoding adenosylcobinamide amidohydrolase: MRYYIENTTLFIRGSFRAAGTLISGRIRPVSTILIHSISPNHNVKIPENDCEMIAARHGLGRNCLGLSITAPLKNLCVLQYDYITVFILTGILPGASENLSPVTIIAFSSHGLSDEGLVEIIRVATEAKSEALKGFGPGASAASTGTIIAACEGDEGDLDTGRLTETRKRVRSAVLYGIPQALNRIKNGMPPGSPSFFIFSRLKGEHWLGWTSEDCPYYPCHFAGQRCDFCYCPLYPCGDESLGQWVESSNSGNVWNCSRCTLLHEPEVAEYLKHHPEASKNELVHRFNLKKRIH, from the coding sequence ATGAGATACTATATTGAAAATACTACACTTTTTATCCGCGGATCGTTTCGCGCCGCAGGCACGCTGATCTCCGGCCGTATTCGCCCTGTTTCAACCATCCTCATTCACAGCATCTCTCCCAACCATAACGTCAAAATCCCGGAAAATGATTGCGAGATGATCGCAGCCCGTCACGGCCTTGGCAGGAACTGTCTCGGGCTGAGTATAACAGCCCCCCTTAAAAACCTCTGCGTCCTGCAGTATGACTATATAACCGTTTTTATCTTAACAGGAATCCTGCCTGGCGCCAGTGAAAATTTAAGCCCTGTGACCATCATTGCATTCAGCAGCCATGGATTAAGCGATGAGGGGCTTGTGGAAATTATCCGTGTCGCCACTGAGGCAAAATCAGAGGCATTGAAGGGATTTGGACCTGGTGCATCCGCTGCCAGCACCGGTACAATTATCGCAGCTTGCGAGGGGGACGAGGGGGATTTGGATACCGGCAGGCTCACAGAAACCAGAAAGCGGGTCCGTTCCGCTGTCCTGTACGGCATCCCACAGGCGCTTAACAGGATTAAAAACGGGATGCCTCCTGGCAGCCCGTCCTTTTTTATCTTCAGCCGGTTAAAAGGGGAGCACTGGTTAGGGTGGACTTCGGAGGACTGCCCCTACTACCCCTGCCACTTTGCCGGGCAGCGGTGTGATTTCTGTTACTGCCCCTTGTATCCATGCGGAGATGAGTCGCTTGGGCAATGGGTGGAGAGTTCCAACAGTGGAAATGTCTGGAACTGCAGCCGGTGCACGCTCCTCCATGAGCCTGAAGTTGCAGAGTACCTGAAGCACCACCCTGAAGCTTCGAAAAATGAACTTGTGCACCGTTTTAACCTTAAAAAACGGATTCACTGA
- a CDS encoding oxidoreductase has protein sequence MDWSAEQKDLAKKYKKLEDIPKKERIYKCHTCHLIVDSAPCPNCGETHLAIMCPLDHCHCSHEMISGIEFCPLCNQAVCPECGSHDVVQISRVTGYLQDVSGWNAGKQQELKDRVRYSVA, from the coding sequence ATGGATTGGAGCGCAGAGCAAAAGGATCTGGCAAAAAAATACAAAAAACTTGAAGATATTCCGAAAAAAGAGCGTATATACAAGTGCCATACGTGCCACCTTATTGTTGACTCTGCCCCATGCCCGAACTGCGGCGAAACCCATCTTGCCATAATGTGCCCGCTTGACCACTGCCACTGCTCCCACGAGATGATTTCCGGGATCGAGTTCTGTCCCCTCTGCAACCAGGCAGTCTGCCCGGAATGCGGTTCCCATGATGTCGTCCAGATCAGCAGGGTTACCGGTTACCTGCAGGATGTCTCCGGGTGGAACGCCGGAAAACAACAGGAACTCAAAGACCGTGTGCGCTATTCGGTTGCCTGA
- the pyrF gene encoding orotidine-5'-phosphate decarboxylase, with protein MAELILALDVTDKGHAVNITRACVPHIDAVKIGYPLVLRVGLGIARDLEQFGLPLIADFKVADIPNTNRLIADQVFAGGFYAIICHAFTGRDAVQACVDSAHNNSGECYVVAEMSHPGATEFFHGGVAERLAQVALVCGADGIIAPATRPERIKKLRAVVGKKKIFAPGAGAQGGDLHAITGIADGIIVGRAIYESANPALVAEEYSRNCKKGP; from the coding sequence ATGGCTGAATTGATCCTCGCACTGGACGTTACCGACAAAGGACATGCGGTCAACATCACCCGTGCCTGCGTGCCCCATATCGATGCGGTCAAGATCGGATACCCGCTTGTCCTCAGAGTGGGTTTGGGGATCGCCCGCGATCTTGAACAGTTCGGACTGCCGCTGATTGCCGATTTCAAGGTCGCAGATATCCCGAACACCAACCGTCTCATCGCAGATCAGGTCTTTGCCGGAGGATTCTATGCCATTATATGCCACGCGTTCACGGGAAGGGACGCGGTGCAGGCGTGTGTTGACAGCGCCCATAACAACAGCGGGGAGTGTTATGTTGTTGCGGAGATGAGCCATCCCGGAGCCACCGAATTTTTCCATGGCGGTGTTGCAGAACGACTCGCACAGGTGGCGCTGGTATGCGGGGCTGATGGCATCATCGCGCCTGCCACGCGCCCGGAGCGTATTAAAAAGCTGCGTGCGGTTGTCGGAAAAAAGAAGATTTTCGCGCCGGGTGCTGGTGCACAGGGTGGAGACCTGCATGCAATCACCGGTATAGCAGATGGCATCATTGTAGGCAGGGCAATCTATGAGTCCGCCAATCCCGCTCTGGTGGCAGAGGAGTATTCCCGCAATTGCAAAAAGGGCCCATAA